In the Afipia sp. GAS231 genome, GAGATCAGCCGATGCGGACATTCCTGGTCCGCGCCCTGTCGTTTTCGGCCGTGGCCGCGCTTACGCTCAATCCGGCGCTGACGCCGGTGGTGGCCGCCGACTATCGCCCCGTCGCGCCGGCTTCCGTCGAAGGGCAGATGAATGCCCGCCCGCTTTCGCTCGGGATCGGCAAGTCCATCGTCATCGACCTGCCGCGCGACATCAAGGACGTGCTGGTGGCCGATCCGAAGATCGCCAACGCCGTGGTTCGCTCGACCCAGCGCGCCTATATCATCGGCGCCTCGGTCGGCCAGACCAACATCGTATTCTTCGATTCCGCCGGCCAGCAGATCGCGGCCTATGACATCGCGGTCACCCGCGACCTCAACGGCTTGCGCGCGGCGCTAAAGCAGGCGCTGCCGAACTCCGACATCCGGATCGAGGGCCTCGGCGACGGCGTCGTGCTGTCGGGTACGGCGGCGAACCCGATAGAGGCCCAGCAGGCCAACGATCTCGCTGCCCGCCTTGTCGGCACCGTCGACCGAGTCACGAATTCGATCGCGGTCCGCGGCCGCGACCAGGTGATGCTGAAGGTCACGGTGGCCGAAGTCGCCCGCAGTATCATCAAGCAGATGGGCATCGATCTCACGGCCAACATGACCTACGGCACGGCGGTGGTGAATTTCAGCAACGCCAATCCGTTTAACGCCTATGGCCGCCCGCTGGTCTCCACCAACGCGTTGTCGGGTTCGTTCGGCGGCGCCGTTCCGTCGGTGACCGCCACCCTGCGCGCGATGGAAACCGCCGGCGTGGTACGGACGCTGGCCGAGCCCAATCTGACGGCGATTTCGGGCGAATCCGCCACCTTCATCGCCGGCGGCGAGTTTCCGATTCCCGGAGGTTACGCCTGCGACCCAACCACCCATGTCTGTACGACCCAGATCCAGTTCAAGAAATTCGGCATTTCGCTGAACTTCACGCCGGTGGTGCTGACCGAAGGCCGCATCAGCCTTCGCGTCATGACCGAAGTGTCGGAACTGTCGAACGAAAATTCGATCACGCTGTCGCAGTCGGTCACGGCGACGACCGTCAACTCGCTGACGATTCCCTCGATCAAGACCCGCCGCGCCGAAACGACGCTGGAAATTCCCTCCGGCGGCTCGATGGCGATGGCCGGCCTGATCCAGGAACAGACCAAGCAGGCCATCAGCGGCTTCCCGGGTCTGGCGCAACTGCCGGTGCTCGGCTCGCTGTTCCGCAGCCGCGACTACGTCAACAGCCAGACCGAACTGATGGTCCTGGTGACGCCCTATGTCGTCCGCGCGGTCGCGCAGAAGGACCTGTCGCGCCCGGATGACGGCTTTGCCGCCGCGTCGGACCCGCAAGCGGACCTGCTCGGCAGCATCAATCGCATCTACGGCGTTCCGGGCCGCACCGAGCCGGCACGGAATTATCGCGGCAGCTACGGCTTTATTACGGACTGAGGCGGGACGATGACACGAGATCAGACATCCAGAGCACCCGCCGATCGCAAGCGCGCGCTGCTCCTTGCGGGCGCGCTGATTGGCGTTTCCGTGGCGCTCGGCGCCTGCCAGCACACGTCCGACGTCGCGACGACGGCGAGCGTGCCCGACGACTATCGGCTGCGCCATCCGATCGCGGTCCAGGAAGCCGATCGTTCGATCGTCGTGTTCGTCGGCCGCGGCCGCGGCGGCATTTCCGCCGCCCAGCGCGCCGATGTAGTGGGACTGGCCCAGCTCTGGCTTGCCGAAGGCACTGGCGCCATCAGCATCGATATGCCTGTCGATACCCCGAACGCGCGCGCCGCCCAGGATTCGCTGCGGGAGATCCAGGCGACCTTCGCCGCCGCCGGCGTGCCGCCGCGGGCCATCAACGTTCGCCAGTACCATCCGGAAGATCCCCGGCACATGGCGGCGATCCGGCTGAATTATCCGAAGATCTCGGCGGTGGCGGGTCCCTGCGGCCTGTGGCCCGAAGACCTCGGACCTTCGATCGACAACAAGGGCTATTACGACAACAAGCCCTATTACAATTTCGGCTGCGCCTATCAGCGCAACATGGCGGCGATGGTCGACAATCCGTCCGATCTGGTCCAGCCGCGGCCGGAGACGCCGGCCTACTGGCCGCGGCGTAACGCGGCCTTCGAGAAGTACAAACGTGGCAACACCACCACGACCACCTATCCCGAGGCCGACAAGGCCAAACTCAGCGACACCGGCAAATGATCAGTTACGCGCGCCAGAACCCAGACCAGCAGTCGGAGGCTTCGCCGCCGGCGGAAGATCATATTGCGCCGTCGCCGCGGGTATCGGT is a window encoding:
- a CDS encoding type II and III secretion system protein family protein; the protein is MRTFLVRALSFSAVAALTLNPALTPVVAADYRPVAPASVEGQMNARPLSLGIGKSIVIDLPRDIKDVLVADPKIANAVVRSTQRAYIIGASVGQTNIVFFDSAGQQIAAYDIAVTRDLNGLRAALKQALPNSDIRIEGLGDGVVLSGTAANPIEAQQANDLAARLVGTVDRVTNSIAVRGRDQVMLKVTVAEVARSIIKQMGIDLTANMTYGTAVVNFSNANPFNAYGRPLVSTNALSGSFGGAVPSVTATLRAMETAGVVRTLAEPNLTAISGESATFIAGGEFPIPGGYACDPTTHVCTTQIQFKKFGISLNFTPVVLTEGRISLRVMTEVSELSNENSITLSQSVTATTVNSLTIPSIKTRRAETTLEIPSGGSMAMAGLIQEQTKQAISGFPGLAQLPVLGSLFRSRDYVNSQTELMVLVTPYVVRAVAQKDLSRPDDGFAAASDPQADLLGSINRIYGVPGRTEPARNYRGSYGFITD
- a CDS encoding CpaD family pilus assembly protein, which gives rise to MTRDQTSRAPADRKRALLLAGALIGVSVALGACQHTSDVATTASVPDDYRLRHPIAVQEADRSIVVFVGRGRGGISAAQRADVVGLAQLWLAEGTGAISIDMPVDTPNARAAQDSLREIQATFAAAGVPPRAINVRQYHPEDPRHMAAIRLNYPKISAVAGPCGLWPEDLGPSIDNKGYYDNKPYYNFGCAYQRNMAAMVDNPSDLVQPRPETPAYWPRRNAAFEKYKRGNTTTTTYPEADKAKLSDTGK